A segment of the Leptolyngbya sp. NIES-3755 genome:
AAGATTCAGCCAGAAGAGCGATCGTATCTTCAGCAAATTGCGAAAGAGAAAGGAGTGGAGAGCGATCGAGAAATTCAGCCGATTCTCTACGAACTGCGATCGGTCAAACCGGAAGAATGTTATCAGTGGGTGCAGGACTATCTAGGCGAATATCCGACCTCTGAACGCTGTCATCAATTGATCGAAGAGATTAGTGGCTTGATTTATTTGGATGGCTCGATCGACAGTGAGGAAGCGAAACTATTAACTCGATTGCAAATTCTCGAATCTGAACCTGCTCCAAGCTTGCACACCAAAGTAATTGCAGCGATTCGCAAACTCTATCAACATGGAGTGTCAAAAATCGAAAAGCTCTAAGATCACCCGATCGAATGACCTCTGCTCATCCAAAAGCACGAAGTGTCCTTTAGAAAAAAACGAGTAGAGTCTTACACGGAGGCAGAGGAAGACCATCTTATCCCCTCAACACCACAATGAGTTCAGATTATTGGTATCGCTCGTTCAGACTAGCAACTCAGAAATTGCATCTGGAAGCTTGTTTTGGTTTAGCAACTCACGATCGCAATGCTGAACGTGTCTTTCAAGAGATCGCTCATTTGTTTGCTTCTAAAGAGCTACAGCAACGACTAAAAGAGAAACGTGGCTGTCGCTCCTGGTAATTCTGACTATTGATAGTTGTTTAAGCCAAATGGAATTCTTTCACCGCAGGCAGGAAATTTGCATTCTCGTGAGACGATCGACTCAGCTTAATCAGAACAAATCGCTGAATCGGTGTGAGAGATCCCCATTGAGCCTGGGTGATTGTAATTCCAACTTCTTTGGCTTTGGTGTTAACGCTCTCAGGGACAATCGTGGCACCATTCCAAGCAGGATTAGGCTCGATCGCTAAATCGGTCGCGGTTTCCCCGGTTCGCTCTTTGATCAAGTCATGCAACAAGTCGTGATAGTTGCGAATTTCGTCTTCTGTCGTGCAAGGTAACTCTATGGTTTTTTGTCGATCGCTTTCCGTGAACTTATTCCATTGATGCAGCTTTAACTTCACGCCGCACGTATCTAGTTTGTACCGAACAATCATCGGAATACAGCGGAGGGAATCGACAAAATCGGATTCAAACTGAAAAAAGGGATTCATCGATCGACTCCTTAGTGATGATTTTTAGGAGCAACATTCCGAACAATCCAGTAGCTGACAGAGAGCGCAAAAATCGCGGTTGCCAATGCAATCAGATCAACTCCAGCCGTCTTCTCTAAGTCTAAGATAATAATCTTCCGAGCGACCGCAATCAATGATGTAACAATGACTAACTCTACTTGAATCACATGCTTTTTCAAGTAAGCAGTAATGTTCTCTAAAATCTCAAATGCGATCAGAACATTCAAGAACAAACCAAAGATCGTAAATAACACTTTTGTAGAGTAGTCATACGCCGAAATCGAAGTCAACTCAGAGACTAAAACTCTGCCGAGTTGAAACACCGAAAGAAAAATTACGAGCAGCATCATGATCGACAAAAGCTTCGACACCCAGACTTCGATGCGTTCTAGGAAGCTGAGAAAATTTTCGTCTTTCATGCCTTCTCGCAAGGATTTCCACAGGGAACGACGCATAAATACCTACCACCTCTACTGCTGTGAGCATACCCAGACAGTGCGATCGGAGTAAAGCGAATCGTGCGGTTCTTTACATGGAGGATTCTATCAGGAACAATCGAACAAAGTCTATGTTTGGGATGTTACACTCTGCTCAAAGCTAAAAAAGTTTCCTGGATCGAATCTCTGTTTCACTTGTTTAAGTTTCTGCCAGTTGTTTCCATAGTATGCAGTTTGCCAGTTCGTTAAATCGCGATCGCAGTAATTGAGATAGCATCCTCCAGTCACATGCGGCTGCATTGCGGCTCGAAAATTCCGCACCCAATTGACGTGAACGGTTTGATCTTGTGGTTTGATCCAATAGGTTTGATATTGAATATTGAATTTCACTTGCCGATGTGTAAAAGCAGTTGCATCTGATGAAATTTTTGCGATCGCGCCTCCATAGCTATCAAATTGCAGCACAATATTTTTACTCGGTGCCTGCTTGAGAAAGTTAATCACCGTTGCAATTCCAGCCGCATTCAAGGGAGTTGCTACATAGTCTGAAGCATTCTTAAACTTCGTTTGTGAACCATGCCAATGTGCTAACCGCTTCGGATAGCCCGGTTTCAATCCTGCAAAAGCATACACCGCTTCAATATAGGGTAAAGTCTCGATCGAGATTGCTTTCGGAGCGAGTTCTAACAATGGAGCTAAAACTTGTCGTAGTTCTGCTTCTGTTCCTACAAATTGCCCAACCACGAACACAGAACCCACCGATTCAGGCACTAACTTGAGAATGCTCGTGTGTCGATCGTCGGTCTCCGCTGCCCAAGTTTGCCAGAACTGAATAATTCGCTCAATCTCTGTCCAGTTCCAACTGAGTTGATAGACCGTTACTTTGTCGATCGAATACGTTTGATAAGTCAGCGAAGTCACAATTCCAAAGTTTCCACCTCCTCCACCGCGCAATGCCCAGAATAAATCTGTGTTCTGAGTTGAATTTGCAACAATCACTTTTCCTGCCGCTGTGACCATTTCAATTGATCGTAAACTATCACATGTTAATCCTTTCCATCTTGCTAACAATCCATAGCCGCCACCCAGTGTCAGTCCTGTAATTCCAACCGTTGCACATGATCCGCCTGGAATTGTTACACCCTGGGCGCTGAGTGTTTCATACACTGGAACCAGTTCTGCTCCCGCTTGAATCGTTGTTTGTCCTTGCCCAACTTGAATTTGCTCCATTTCGTTGAGGTCAATGATCAGTGCATCATTCGCCACTGAAAACGCCTCATAGTGATGTCTTCCGCTCCGTACCCGAACTGGAATACCGCTGGTCTGTGCCCAATTCACAGCATTGATCACATCTTTGACTGACTGACAAAATACGATCGCAAAAGGGGAAGCCGTATATCGAGTATTAAAGTTCAGTCGTGCATCTTCATAGCCTGATTCACCTGCATAAATTACTCGTCCTGTGAGTTCCACCATTGGTTGTTCTCCGATCGGTTGTGGAGATGGACACACTGCGATCGAGCTTCATTTCCGATTTCTCATCGATAACGGCTATATCGAGAAATTTTAGCTTTGCCACGCAATCATCCTTGGCGAGAGCGAATTCTGCGATTGCTGGCGAGTTGGAAAGTTAGAATAGACTTGAGCGAGATTGAAAACTTTACTGGGCAGGAGGCACTTATGGCACTTTCCGAATCATTTCTACAGTGGGAACAACAGCACGATGAACAACTAGAGCAGCGAGTAAGGAGGCAACAGCAGCAAGAAATTGCTCGAAACCTTCTCAGAACAAATCTACCACTCGAAACGATCGCTGAAGTCACCGGACTTGAAATCGCTCAGTTGCAGCAGCTCCAAGCCCAGTTAGATTCCTAAGATGGCGTAGAAGCGAGAACATGAGTCAGCACAGTCGTCTCGCTTGTTTCGATCGCGGAAATCGGAATTAATTGCACCGCACACGCTTTCAGTTCAGGCTGTTTTGAATCGGGACATGCCACTTCATGAGTTAACGCATTCGCTTCTGCGTGATCTGCCCAGAGTGCGCCCCAGTGCATTGGGACAAAGACAGTTCCAGGCGCGATCGCTTTCGTGACTCTTGCTGGAAATCTTGCCATGCCCCGCCTCGATCGTACTTCGATCAGTTCGTCCGCTTGAATCCCTAATTTCGCTGCATCTTTGGGATGGATCTCAATGAAGGGATTGGGATACATTTGGCGAATTTTCTCAATCCGTCCAGTGCGGCTCTGAGTGTGCCAATGTCCATACAATCGTCCAGTGGTTAGCACGAATGGATAGTTATCGTCTGGGGGTTCTGCGAGTCCGCGTGAGTAGACATTCGAGAAACGCGCTTTACCATCTGGAGTGTGGAATTTTAGATCGGTATAAAGACGTTTTGCTTTCTCAGTTTTTTGTTTGTGTGATTCGGCTTTGTTGGTAAAGGGCCATTGAGTTGCACCCATTTCGCGTAGGAAGGTATGGCTTAATCCAGATTGATCACAGGGTCGATCGTGCGTTAAACGAACAAATTCAGCGTAGACTTCTGCGGCATAGTTAAAGGCAAATTGTTTCCGATAGCCCAATCTACGTCCAACTTCTGCAAAGATTTCCCAATCGGTTCGAGCTTCACCCGGTGCGACTCGGAACTGTGGACAGAGGGTGATTCGCCGCTCGGAATTAGTCATCACTCCGGTTTTTTCGCTCCATTGTGTTGTGGGCAGTAACACATGAGCATAGTCCGCCATTTCTGTTGGATAGTAACATTCTTGGTAGACCGTGAATGGCGATCGACGAAGTGCTGCTTTCGTTCGTTCAATATCTGGCATACTCACAGCAGGATTGGTTGCTGCTACCCAAAGCATTCCAATCTCTCCGGTTTCAAGTCCGGTGATCATATCCCAAGCGGTTCGACCTGGATTTGCAGAGATCGAACCCGCTGGAAGCTGCCAGAATTGTTCGACTTGGGCACGATGTTCTGCAACTTGCACTAATCGATATCCCGGCAATAAATGAGACAGTCCACCTGCCTCGCGTCCACCCATTGCATTCGGTTGCCCAGTGAGCGAAAAAGGTCCGGCTCCAGGCTTACCAATCTGTCCAGTGAGCAAATGTAGATTGATAATCGATCGAACTTTTGCGGTTCCTTCTGAAGATTGATTGATCCCCATCGACCACATCGACATCACCCGCTTCGATCTGCTCCAATAATGTGCAGCGGTTAGCAAATCAGTTTCAGCAATTCCACATCGAATCGCAACCACATCAGGTGGATAGTGCTTAATGACTTCTTTGAACTCTTCAAAGCCATTGGTGTGGGATTCAATGAATGCTTTATCGATATCACCCCACCGCAGCAATAGGTGAGCAATTCCGTACATTAAATCAATGTCTGTTCCCGGATTAATGGCTAAGTGAAGATCAGCCGCTTCAGCCGTTTCAGTACACCGGGGATCAACCACGACTAGCTTCACATTAGAATTCTTTTTGTGATAGCGGCGGAAGCGATTAAAAATAATTGGGTGACATTCTGCGGTGTTAGTCCCAATCAGAAAAGCACAATCGGTTTGCTCTAAATCTTCATAGCAACAAGGTGGACCATCAGCCCCAAAACTTTGAATGTATCCCGCCACCGCAGAAGACATACAGAGACGCGAATTTGCATCAAAGTTATTAGTTCCAAGACAGCCTTTCATGAGCTTCTGAGCAATGTAGTAGTCTTCGGTTTGGAACTGTCCCGAAGCATACATGCCGATCGCATCGACTCCTTGAGTAAACTTCACGGTGCGAATACGATCGACAACCTTGGTTAATGCTTCTTCCCAAGAAACTCGTCGAAACGGCTCATCCAACGAATCTCGCATCATTGGATAACGCAGGCGGTCTTTGTGCAGTGATTCTGCGATCGTGGCTCCTTTCACACAGACCATTCCCTGGCTCGATGCGTGAGCGCGATCGCCTCGAACGTTCCAAATCGGTGTGCCGTCTTTGTCGCGGTTGACGGCTTTTCCGGGTATTGCAGGCGGCAGTACCTCTAAGCCGCAACCCACCCCACAGTAAGGGCAGAGCGTTTTAGTTGGTTCAGCCATGACGGTGTTCTCCCTTATGTCTCAAGTTCTGCTGAGTAGCGTTGTAGGACTTGTAGCTGCTCACAGGCGATCGTTTGAAGTAACTGCAATCCAGTTGCAGTGTAAGTATAAATCTCTAGTAGCCCTTCTGGTAAGGCTTCAAATATAAATTTTTCGCCGGGGAATACAATGCGATCGAGTGATGAGTGCGGGTTCGTCTGTAATCGGATTTGCTGAATCAGCCGGGATTGATTGCTGTAGTAACACAAGATTGAGGTCATAAATCGTCGGGGAGTTTACCCGTAAAAGAGGACAAGTCGAACCGGAGCGGAAAAGCGATCAATAGCTTCAGACAGCGGTTGCAGAAAGTCATCTAAACCGACGTTCTCAACCTCGTTCATTCTGATTGGATGAGTAAGTCTTGAACTGTGTTGTCGGTTACGAGTTCACAATTTTGATCATAGTGCGCTCAGTTCAATCAGGTGTTCTCACGAGAAAAAAGTATACAAATCTGAATGAGTAGAACCAGCGAAATCCTTTTGATGAAGGTGTTTCAGGATTTCGATCGCTGTACATGATCGAGACTTAAACTGATTTGAGAAGCGTGTCTGAAAATGTTTTCTTTTGATGATGCGATCGTATACAGTATTTTGTTGACTTGAATACGATCGCACTGGTATTTAGTTACTCATCGTGAGCGTACCGACCAAATAAGAAGTCGAGCGCTTGGTTTCTCAGAGTGTAGTACTGCGGATCTTCCATCAATGCGGCACGATCTCTCGGACGCGGGAAAGGAACCGTCATAATTTCACCAATGTTCGCCGCAGGTCCATTCGTCATCATCACAATGCGATCGGCAAGGAACAAGGCTTCGTCAATGTCATGCGTAATCATCATGACCGTAACTTTGTGCTGTGCCCAGATTTGTAGAAGTTCTTCTTGCAGTTCTTCTTTGGTGATAGCATCGAGCGCACCAAACGGCTCGTCAAGAATCAGCACTTCAGGATAGATCGATAAAGCGCGAGCGATCGACACCCGTTGTTTCATCCCACCCGATAGCTGTCCGGGCTTTTTATGTGCTGCTTCTTCGAGTCCGACCATTGCTAAGTGCTGATTCACAATCTCGATTTTGTCAGCCTTGGATTTGTCAGGATAAACCGAATTCACCGCTAAGTAAATGTTCTCTAATGCAGTCTTCCAAGGTAAGAGCGAATAGTTTTGGAACACGACCATACGATCGGGTCCTGGCTCTTTGACTTGCTTTCCTTGGACGCGCACTTCACCAGACGAGGGCTGACGGAAACCGGAAACCATATCTAGCAACGTGGACTTACCGCAGCCAGAGTGACCGATCACACAAACAAATTCACCTTCTGCAACGGTTAAATTGACATCTTGGAGAACAATGTTTTCACCACCGTCACGCTTTGGATAAACCTTAGAAACTCCCTCAATCTCGACAAAGGGAGCGGCTGACGGAGCTTCGGTTTGAGAGGTTTGAGTTGAGAGAATTTGCATAAGGGAGTGGGAAATGGGGAATGGGGAATGAGGAATGGAGAGGATCAGAACCAGTCTGATCCCTGGATATTAAGCTGCGATCGATGTCTTTTTCTGTTCAACCGGATCAATGTTCACTTCTTCAACGCGAACATCACCGCGAATTTCAAAGCTGTTGAGATAGCTCATTGGGTCATCAGGATTGAAGACTTTACCATCAAACAGCGCGAAAGATTTACGATCGCCTTCATTGTCCGGGAAGCCAACTTCACGAGCCGCCCGACCATAAAGATCGACACGACGAACCCGCTCTGTGATTTCGATCCAGTTGCGTGGGAAGGGAGTAATACCCCATCTTGCAAGCTGCGTTAGAATCCACAGTCCTTCTACGCGACCAGGACAGTTTGCATTGTCCACATGAAACTGATTAAAGCGTAAGAGATGGCTTGGAGCTTCACCTGTTCCTTTGTCATAGTCATCAATGAATCCAGGACGAGCGAATTCTGCGGCTGGACCCACGTACTGAGGACGAGCAAGCAAGCTCAGAATCTCTTCACGATTTCTACGATCGTCACAGTATTCACAAGCTTCGAGTAGTGCTTTTACCAACGCATTGTGCGTTTCTGGATGCAGATTCGTCCAATCTTCCCGGACTCCTAGAACTTTCTCCGGGTGTCCTTGCCAGATATCCGCATCAGTTGCGATCGCATATCCTGTTCCTTCTTTGATAGCGCGGGAGTTCCAAGGTTCACCCACACAATATCCGTCAATGTTACCTGCCACTAAGTTCGATACCATTTGTGGGGGTGGAACCACAGTGAGTGCGAGGTCTTTGTCTGGATCAATTCCACCCGATGCTAACCAATACCGCAGCATGAGATTGTGCATCGAAGTCGGATATACCACACCCAAAGTATGAGCACGATCCTGTGTTTCTTCCAGGAATCGCTTGAAATCAGAAAGCGATCGCACTCCCCGTTCTAAAAAGGTTTTCTTCAGCGTAATTGCATTTCCGTTTCGCGATGTCACCAAAGCTGTGACCACTGGAAGCGGTGCATGACCTCCATATCCGAGCGTCATTGCTAATGGCATTGCTGCAACCATTTGAGCCGCATCGAGCCGACCTGTGCGAATTCCTTCTGAGATTGCTTTCCAGCTTGGTTC
Coding sequences within it:
- a CDS encoding hypothetical protein (protein of unknown function DUF1830;~similar to AA sequence:cyanobase_aa:LBDG_24180), coding for MTSILCYYSNQSRLIQQIRLQTNPHSSLDRIVFPGEKFIFEALPEGLLEIYTYTATGLQLLQTIACEQLQVLQRYSAELET
- a CDS encoding nitrate ABC transporter ATPases C and D (similar to AA sequence:cyanobase_aa:LBDG_24160), which codes for MSVFLEVDHVDKIFPLKDGGEYIALKNIELKIKQGEFISFIGHSGCGKSTLLNIIAGLDQASTGGVILEGRQIKEPGPDRMMVFQNYSLLPWKTVRENIALAVDKVMKDAPKEERSEVVERHIDMVGLRHAADKKPKELSGGMKQRVAIARALAIRPKLLLLDEPFGALDALTRGNLQQQLMSIAQENNVTCIMVTHDVDEALLLSDRIVMLTNGPEAHIGQILSVPIPRPRNRLEVVNHPSYYALRNEMIYFLNQQKRAKKRQAKEKIAIARNGLEKVNLEIGFVPLTDCAPLIVAQEKGFFKKHGLEEVTLSREPSWKAISEGIRTGRLDAAQMVAAMPLAMTLGYGGHAPLPVVTALVTSRNGNAITLKKTFLERGVRSLSDFKRFLEETQDRAHTLGVVYPTSMHNLMLRYWLASGGIDPDKDLALTVVPPPQMVSNLVAGNIDGYCVGEPWNSRAIKEGTGYAIATDADIWQGHPEKVLGVREDWTNLHPETHNALVKALLEACEYCDDRRNREEILSLLARPQYVGPAAEFARPGFIDDYDKGTGEAPSHLLRFNQFHVDNANCPGRVEGLWILTQLARWGITPFPRNWIEITERVRRVDLYGRAAREVGFPDNEGDRKSFALFDGKVFNPDDPMSYLNSFEIRGDVRVEEVNIDPVEQKKTSIAA
- a CDS encoding hypothetical protein, nitrate reductase-associated (similar to AA sequence:cyanobase_aa:LBDG_30010), producing MNPFFQFESDFVDSLRCIPMIVRYKLDTCGVKLKLHQWNKFTESDRQKTIELPCTTEDEIRNYHDLLHDLIKERTGETATDLAIEPNPAWNGATIVPESVNTKAKEVGITITQAQWGSLTPIQRFVLIKLSRSSHENANFLPAVKEFHLA
- a CDS encoding FAD-binding protein (similar to AA sequence:cyanobase_aa:LBDG_44180) translates to MVELTGRVIYAGESGYEDARLNFNTRYTASPFAIVFCQSVKDVINAVNWAQTSGIPVRVRSGRHHYEAFSVANDALIIDLNEMEQIQVGQGQTTIQAGAELVPVYETLSAQGVTIPGGSCATVGITGLTLGGGYGLLARWKGLTCDSLRSIEMVTAAGKVIVANSTQNTDLFWALRGGGGGNFGIVTSLTYQTYSIDKVTVYQLSWNWTEIERIIQFWQTWAAETDDRHTSILKLVPESVGSVFVVGQFVGTEAELRQVLAPLLELAPKAISIETLPYIEAVYAFAGLKPGYPKRLAHWHGSQTKFKNASDYVATPLNAAGIATVINFLKQAPSKNIVLQFDSYGGAIAKISSDATAFTHRQVKFNIQYQTYWIKPQDQTVHVNWVRNFRAAMQPHVTGGCYLNYCDRDLTNWQTAYYGNNWQKLKQVKQRFDPGNFFSFEQSVTSQT
- a CDS encoding hypothetical protein (hypothetical protein MC7420_2673;~similar to AA sequence:cyanobase_aa:LBDG_33270) → MDDTKTLVKILIGVAWLDGKIQPEERSYLQQIAKEKGVESDREIQPILYELRSVKPEECYQWVQDYLGEYPTSERCHQLIEEISGLIYLDGSIDSEEAKLLTRLQILESEPAPSLHTKVIAAIRKLYQHGVSKIEKL
- a CDS encoding nitrate ABC transporter ATPases C and D (similar to AA sequence:cyanobase_aa:LBDG_24170) gives rise to the protein MQILSTQTSQTEAPSAAPFVEIEGVSKVYPKRDGGENIVLQDVNLTVAEGEFVCVIGHSGCGKSTLLDMVSGFRQPSSGEVRVQGKQVKEPGPDRMVVFQNYSLLPWKTALENIYLAVNSVYPDKSKADKIEIVNQHLAMVGLEEAAHKKPGQLSGGMKQRVSIARALSIYPEVLILDEPFGALDAITKEELQEELLQIWAQHKVTVMMITHDIDEALFLADRIVMMTNGPAANIGEIMTVPFPRPRDRAALMEDPQYYTLRNQALDFLFGRYAHDE
- a CDS encoding hypothetical protein (hypothetical protein FJSC11DRAFT_3486;~similar to AA sequence:cyanobase_aa:LBDG_30020), giving the protein MRRSLWKSLREGMKDENFLSFLERIEVWVSKLLSIMMLLVIFLSVFQLGRVLVSELTSISAYDYSTKVLFTIFGLFLNVLIAFEILENITAYLKKHVIQVELVIVTSLIAVARKIIILDLEKTAGVDLIALATAIFALSVSYWIVRNVAPKNHH
- a CDS encoding nitrate reductase (similar to AA sequence:cyanobase_aa:LBDG_24190), whose translation is MAEPTKTLCPYCGVGCGLEVLPPAIPGKAVNRDKDGTPIWNVRGDRAHASSQGMVCVKGATIAESLHKDRLRYPMMRDSLDEPFRRVSWEEALTKVVDRIRTVKFTQGVDAIGMYASGQFQTEDYYIAQKLMKGCLGTNNFDANSRLCMSSAVAGYIQSFGADGPPCCYEDLEQTDCAFLIGTNTAECHPIIFNRFRRYHKKNSNVKLVVVDPRCTETAEAADLHLAINPGTDIDLMYGIAHLLLRWGDIDKAFIESHTNGFEEFKEVIKHYPPDVVAIRCGIAETDLLTAAHYWSRSKRVMSMWSMGINQSSEGTAKVRSIINLHLLTGQIGKPGAGPFSLTGQPNAMGGREAGGLSHLLPGYRLVQVAEHRAQVEQFWQLPAGSISANPGRTAWDMITGLETGEIGMLWVAATNPAVSMPDIERTKAALRRSPFTVYQECYYPTEMADYAHVLLPTTQWSEKTGVMTNSERRITLCPQFRVAPGEARTDWEIFAEVGRRLGYRKQFAFNYAAEVYAEFVRLTHDRPCDQSGLSHTFLREMGATQWPFTNKAESHKQKTEKAKRLYTDLKFHTPDGKARFSNVYSRGLAEPPDDNYPFVLTTGRLYGHWHTQSRTGRIEKIRQMYPNPFIEIHPKDAAKLGIQADELIEVRSRRGMARFPARVTKAIAPGTVFVPMHWGALWADHAEANALTHEVACPDSKQPELKACAVQLIPISAIETSETTVLTHVLASTPS